A DNA window from Streptomyces sp. 71268 contains the following coding sequences:
- a CDS encoding aminodeoxychorismate/anthranilate synthase component II — protein MTARILVVDNYDSFVFNLVQYLYQLGATCEVLRNDEVEPAHADDGFDGVLLSPGPGTPEQAGVCVDMVRHCARTGVPVFGVCLGMQSMAVAYGGVVGRAPELLHGKTSAVTHDGAGVFSGLPSPFTATRYHSLSVENGTFPAELEATAWTDGPDHASGEPGGGAGAGRIVMGLRHRELPIEGVQFHPESVLTEWGHLMLANWLTRCGDAGAVERAVGLAPVVGKAGV, from the coding sequence ATGACCGCGCGCATTCTCGTCGTGGACAACTACGACAGCTTCGTCTTCAACCTCGTCCAGTACCTCTACCAACTCGGCGCCACCTGCGAGGTGCTGCGCAACGACGAGGTGGAGCCCGCGCACGCCGACGACGGCTTCGACGGGGTGCTGCTCTCCCCCGGCCCCGGCACGCCCGAGCAGGCGGGCGTCTGCGTGGACATGGTGCGACACTGCGCGCGGACCGGCGTGCCCGTGTTCGGCGTGTGCCTGGGCATGCAGTCGATGGCCGTCGCGTACGGCGGTGTCGTCGGGCGCGCCCCCGAACTGCTGCACGGCAAGACCTCCGCGGTCACTCACGACGGCGCCGGCGTCTTCAGCGGGCTGCCGTCCCCCTTCACCGCGACCCGTTACCACTCGCTCTCCGTCGAGAACGGCACCTTCCCCGCCGAGCTTGAGGCCACCGCCTGGACCGACGGCCCGGACCACGCCTCGGGCGAACCGGGCGGCGGCGCGGGCGCGGGCCGCATCGTGATGGGCCTGCGCCACCGGGAACTGCCCATCGAGGGCGTGCAGTTCCACCCGGAGTCGGTGCTCACCGAGTGGGGGCACCTCATGTTGGCGAACTGGCTGACCAGGTGCGGCGACGCGGGCGCGGTGGAGCGGGCGGTGGGGCTGGCGCCGGTGGTCGGCAAGGCCGGGGTGTGA
- a CDS encoding DUF881 domain-containing protein, which yields MSNSADSPGPAPRRFAFRPIRLLTIAIFALAGLIFWISFNTAQGTNIRSDESMLRLSDLIQARSDKNAALDEKTAKMRSDVDALLHRDDDRSAADEERLRALEKSAGTQKLRGSAVTVTLTDAPPNATPRVSGVPDPQPNDLVIHQQDLQAVVNALWQGGAEGIRVMDQRLISTSAVRCVGNTLILQGRVYSPPYKITAVGEVSALRDALRDSPAIQNYQEYVKAYGLGWQVDEHDSVTLPGYSGTVDLHHARPAD from the coding sequence TTGAGTAATTCAGCCGACTCCCCTGGACCGGCCCCTCGGCGCTTCGCTTTTCGCCCGATCCGGTTGTTGACGATCGCCATCTTCGCCCTCGCCGGGCTTATTTTCTGGATCAGCTTCAACACCGCCCAGGGCACCAACATCCGCAGTGACGAGTCCATGCTGCGGCTGTCGGACCTCATCCAGGCCCGTAGCGACAAGAACGCCGCGCTGGACGAGAAGACCGCGAAGATGCGTTCCGACGTGGACGCGCTGCTGCACCGGGACGACGACCGCAGCGCCGCCGACGAGGAGCGGCTGCGCGCGCTGGAGAAGTCGGCCGGCACCCAGAAGCTGCGCGGCAGCGCGGTCACGGTCACCCTCACCGACGCCCCGCCGAACGCCACCCCCAGGGTCTCCGGCGTGCCCGACCCGCAACCCAACGACCTGGTCATCCACCAGCAGGACCTGCAGGCCGTCGTCAACGCGCTGTGGCAGGGCGGCGCCGAGGGCATCAGGGTCATGGACCAGCGGCTGATCTCCACCAGCGCCGTGCGCTGCGTCGGCAACACGCTGATCCTCCAGGGCCGCGTCTACTCCCCGCCGTACAAGATCACCGCCGTGGGCGAGGTCTCCGCGCTGCGCGACGCGCTCCGGGACTCCCCGGCGATCCAGAACTACCAGGAGTACGTGAAGGCGTACGGCCTCGGCTGGCAGGTCGACGAGCACGACTCGGTGACGCTGCCCGGCTACTCCGGCACGGTCGACCTCCACCACGCCCGCCCCGCCGACTAG
- the crgA gene encoding cell division protein CrgA, with translation MPKSRIRKKDDFTPPSAKQATTINLNSGRSWVAPLMLAMFLIGLAWIVVFYVTDGTLPIDPIGNWNIVVGFGFIAAGFVVSTQWK, from the coding sequence GTGCCGAAGTCACGTATCCGCAAGAAGGACGACTTCACGCCGCCTTCGGCGAAGCAGGCGACGACCATAAACCTGAACAGCGGGCGGAGCTGGGTCGCGCCGCTCATGCTGGCCATGTTCCTGATCGGTCTGGCCTGGATCGTGGTCTTCTACGTGACCGACGGCACCCTGCCCATCGACCCGATCGGCAACTGGAACATCGTCGTCGGATTCGGCTTCATCGCGGCGGGGTTCGTCGTCTCGACGCAGTGGAAGTAG
- a CDS encoding rhomboid family intramembrane serine protease: MEDQAVCCYRHPERETGVSCTRCDRPICPECMVSASVGFHCPECAGGAHASGGGGASGSGLRRPASTSPRTIAGGSLTSDPRLITKILLAINVLVWVVVLSNGNQMINDWAMVGEWPPSDSGFAPVQGVAEGEWYRLLTATFLHEEALHIAFNMLSLWWLGAPLEAALGRVRFLALYLLSALGGSALSYLLADASQASLGASGAIFGLLGATAVLMRRLNYDMRPVVILLALNLVFTFAWSDIAWQAHIGGLIVGTAVAYGMVHAPRERRDLVQAGTCVAVFLVILGTVLLRTAQLTG; encoded by the coding sequence ATGGAGGACCAGGCGGTCTGCTGCTACCGGCACCCGGAGCGGGAGACGGGGGTCAGTTGCACCCGCTGTGACCGGCCGATCTGCCCCGAGTGCATGGTCAGTGCCTCGGTCGGCTTCCACTGCCCGGAGTGCGCGGGCGGGGCCCACGCCAGCGGCGGTGGCGGGGCGTCCGGCAGCGGCCTGCGGCGGCCGGCGAGCACCTCGCCCCGGACGATCGCGGGCGGCTCGCTCACGAGCGACCCCCGGTTGATCACCAAGATCCTGCTGGCGATCAACGTGCTGGTCTGGGTCGTCGTGCTGTCCAACGGCAACCAGATGATCAACGACTGGGCGATGGTCGGCGAGTGGCCGCCGTCCGACTCCGGCTTCGCGCCGGTCCAGGGCGTCGCCGAGGGCGAGTGGTACCGCCTGCTGACCGCGACGTTCCTGCACGAGGAGGCGCTCCACATCGCCTTCAACATGCTCTCGCTCTGGTGGCTCGGCGCCCCGCTGGAGGCGGCGCTGGGCCGGGTCCGCTTCCTGGCGCTCTACCTGCTGTCCGCGCTCGGCGGCAGCGCGCTCAGCTACCTGCTGGCCGACGCCTCGCAGGCGTCGCTCGGCGCCTCCGGCGCGATCTTCGGCCTGCTCGGCGCCACGGCCGTGCTGATGCGCCGGCTCAACTACGACATGCGCCCGGTCGTCATCCTGCTGGCGCTCAACCTGGTCTTCACCTTCGCCTGGAGCGACATCGCCTGGCAGGCGCACATCGGCGGCCTGATCGTGGGTACCGCGGTGGCCTACGGCATGGTGCACGCCCCGCGCGAGCGCCGCGACCTGGTGCAGGCCGGGACCTGTGTGGCGGTGTTCCTGGTCATCCTGGGCACGGTGCTGCTGCGCACAGCGCAGCTCACGGGCTGA
- a CDS encoding peptidylprolyl isomerase, with translation MAEQLYATLKTNNGDIEVRLLPNHAPKTVKNFVELAEGTREWIDPTTGQASTKKLYDGTVFHRVISGFMLQGGDPLGNGTGGPGYKFGDEFHPDLSFNKPYLLAMANAGPGTNGSQFFITVAPTTWLTGKHTIFGEVSSDASKKVVDAIANTETNPRTDRPVNDVVIESVVIETREG, from the coding sequence GTGGCTGAGCAGCTCTACGCCACCCTGAAGACCAACAATGGGGACATCGAGGTCCGGTTGCTGCCGAACCACGCGCCCAAGACGGTCAAGAACTTCGTCGAGCTCGCCGAGGGAACGCGCGAGTGGATCGACCCGACGACCGGCCAGGCGTCCACGAAGAAGCTGTACGACGGCACGGTCTTTCACCGGGTGATCAGCGGCTTCATGCTCCAGGGCGGCGACCCCCTGGGTAACGGCACCGGCGGTCCGGGGTACAAGTTCGGGGACGAGTTCCACCCCGACCTGTCCTTCAACAAGCCGTACCTGCTGGCCATGGCGAACGCCGGCCCGGGCACCAACGGCTCGCAGTTCTTCATCACGGTCGCGCCCACCACGTGGCTCACCGGCAAGCACACCATCTTCGGTGAGGTGAGCAGCGACGCCAGCAAGAAGGTCGTGGACGCCATCGCGAACACGGAGACCAACCCGCGCACCGACCGCCCGGTCAACGACGTGGTCATCGAGTCCGTGGTGATCGAGACCCGCGAGGGCTGA
- a CDS encoding DUF5324 family protein — protein MTRKDSVRDATGPAKESVRHAVEVVGPHASQAKEAAVHYAYEARAKLAPKVSQAAHQARATASDQYHSRLAPRIEHARGAVPPTVDRAAHRAAARTRKAARQAAEYTSPRVESALASARAAADPVREEAAARGGAALAALRGQITAADVERLQKKQRRRARRGRFAKRFVVLGLLTGGAYAAWKWWDKQANPDWLVEPPAATEVGDREPLTPAERAERDGLDPEVEAKQAAADAAKRDKS, from the coding sequence GTGACCCGCAAGGACAGCGTGCGAGACGCGACCGGCCCGGCCAAGGAGAGCGTCCGCCACGCGGTGGAGGTGGTGGGGCCACACGCCAGCCAGGCCAAGGAAGCGGCCGTGCACTACGCGTACGAGGCCCGCGCCAAGCTCGCCCCGAAGGTGTCGCAGGCCGCGCACCAGGCCCGGGCGACGGCCAGCGACCAGTACCACAGCCGCCTCGCCCCGCGCATCGAGCACGCGCGCGGCGCCGTACCGCCCACGGTGGACCGCGCCGCGCACCGCGCCGCGGCGCGCACCCGCAAGGCCGCGCGACAGGCCGCGGAGTACACCAGCCCCCGCGTGGAGAGCGCGCTGGCCAGTGCCCGTGCCGCCGCGGACCCGGTACGCGAGGAGGCCGCGGCGCGCGGCGGCGCGGCACTGGCCGCGCTCCGTGGCCAGATCACCGCGGCCGACGTGGAGCGGTTGCAGAAGAAGCAGCGCCGGCGCGCGCGCCGGGGCAGGTTCGCCAAGCGGTTCGTCGTGCTGGGGCTGCTGACCGGTGGGGCGTACGCCGCGTGGAAGTGGTGGGACAAGCAGGCCAACCCGGACTGGCTGGTGGAGCCGCCGGCCGCGACGGAGGTCGGCGACCGCGAGCCTCTGACGCCGGCCGAGCGCGCCGAGCGGGACGGGCTCGACCCGGAGGTCGAGGCCAAGCAGGCGGCGGCGGACGCCGCGAAGCGCGACAAGTCCTGA
- a CDS encoding MFS transporter, translating to MDLTKKATSRTRTRWGVLAQRDFRLLWVGETASGLGNGITVVALPLIAVEVLDASSTAVGLLAAAVWLPWLVVGLPVGAWVDRTRKRPLMLACDLVSAAALLSIPVAAWCGGLTYGHLVGVALVCGTAAVCFNPAYHAYIRTVLDGRDLLEGNAKLQGSEAATRVVGPGAAGLLAQACGAVAALVADAVTFLVSAFCLRRIRVVEPDHAPTGDRILLRRQIGEGLRFVGRDRYLRSMVAWGAVINMALMGYQAVQVVFLVRTVGLNPAMVGLLLTGGSAGGIVGALVATRATRRFGTARGLLLLQAVTAPFVLLLPMTTAGPGLALFAAGSFTVGVGISVANVVVGSFRQSYCPPHLLGRVVATAMVINHSTIPLGSLLGGVLGDVVGYRATMWIMTGIVAPSWLILAMSPIRRQRDLPREQAGPGARPPVESGARVESGAPAEAETSRS from the coding sequence GTGGACCTGACGAAGAAGGCGACGAGCCGGACCCGTACGCGCTGGGGCGTGCTCGCCCAGCGGGACTTCCGGCTGCTGTGGGTGGGCGAGACCGCGAGCGGGTTGGGCAACGGCATCACCGTGGTGGCCCTGCCGCTGATCGCGGTCGAGGTGTTGGACGCCAGCTCCACCGCCGTCGGCCTACTCGCCGCCGCGGTGTGGCTGCCCTGGCTGGTGGTGGGGCTGCCGGTGGGCGCGTGGGTGGACAGGACGCGCAAGCGTCCGCTGATGCTCGCGTGCGACCTGGTCTCCGCCGCGGCGCTGCTGAGCATTCCCGTGGCGGCGTGGTGCGGCGGGCTCACGTACGGGCACCTGGTCGGCGTCGCGCTGGTGTGTGGCACGGCGGCGGTGTGCTTCAACCCGGCCTACCACGCGTACATACGCACCGTGCTCGACGGGCGGGACCTGCTCGAAGGAAACGCCAAGCTCCAGGGCAGCGAGGCGGCGACCCGGGTGGTCGGTCCCGGCGCGGCGGGACTGCTCGCGCAGGCGTGTGGCGCGGTGGCCGCGCTCGTGGCCGACGCGGTGACGTTCCTGGTCTCCGCGTTCTGTCTGCGGCGGATCCGGGTGGTCGAGCCGGACCACGCCCCCACGGGGGACCGTATACTCCTGCGGCGGCAGATCGGCGAGGGGCTCCGGTTCGTGGGGCGGGACCGCTACCTGCGGTCGATGGTCGCGTGGGGCGCCGTGATCAACATGGCGCTGATGGGCTACCAGGCGGTGCAGGTCGTGTTCCTGGTCCGCACCGTCGGGCTGAACCCGGCCATGGTCGGCCTGTTGCTGACCGGCGGCAGCGCCGGCGGCATCGTGGGGGCGCTGGTGGCGACGCGGGCCACCCGGCGGTTCGGCACCGCGCGCGGCCTGCTGCTCCTCCAGGCCGTCACCGCGCCGTTCGTGTTGCTGCTGCCGATGACGACGGCCGGGCCAGGGCTGGCGCTCTTCGCGGCGGGGTCGTTCACCGTCGGGGTCGGCATCTCCGTGGCCAACGTCGTGGTCGGCAGCTTCCGGCAGAGCTACTGCCCGCCCCACCTGCTCGGCCGGGTCGTGGCGACGGCCATGGTGATCAACCACAGCACGATCCCGCTCGGGTCGCTCCTCGGCGGTGTGCTGGGGGACGTCGTCGGCTACCGCGCCACCATGTGGATCATGACGGGCATCGTGGCCCCGTCCTGGCTCATCCTTGCCATGAGCCCGATCCGCCGCCAGCGCGACCTGCCCCGCGAGCAGGCGGGGCCGGGCGCGCGACCGCCGGTGGAGTCGGGCGCGCGGGTGGAGTCGGGTGCGCCGGCGGAGGCGGAGACCTCGCGATCGTGA